A genomic segment from Dermacentor silvarum isolate Dsil-2018 chromosome 11, BIME_Dsil_1.4, whole genome shotgun sequence encodes:
- the LOC125941554 gene encoding uncharacterized protein LOC125941554 — protein MGIRCGPAHSLFLEGGYYGFTPKTLVSHYATVWMRLMKTGDPTLFYKYYRMTPETFEKLHSLVDDHLTKQWLCRKPISSGERLAMCLRYLASGMSIPDVAMAFRVGIETAREAIHSTSRVLWEVLSPLYMQPPSEAQWRDIAEGFWQRWQFPNCLGAVDGKHVQIKCPNKSGSLYFNYKHVA, from the exons ATGGGGATTCG ATGTGGACCCGCGCATTCTCTGTTCTTGGAGGGTGGCTACTACGGCTTCACACCCAAGACGCTGGTGTCCCACTATGCCACTGTCTGG ATGCGACTAATGAAAACCGGAGACCCAACACTGTTCTACAAGTACTACAGAATGACGCCTGAAACTTTTGAGAAGCTGCACAGCTTAGTAGATGATCACCTAACAAAACAATGGTTGTGCAGAAAGCCGATATCCTCCGGAGAACGTCTCGCTATGTGTCTGAG GTACCTGGCCTCGGGTATGTCCATTCCTGATGTTGCCATGGCGTTTCGCGTGGGGATAGAGACGGCCAGAGAAGCCATTCATTCAACGAGCCGTGTCTTGTGGGAAGTGCTGTCTCCACTGTACATGCAG CCTCCAAGTGAAGCCCAGTGGCGAGATATTGCTGAAGGTTTCTGGCAACGCTGGCAATTTCCCAACTGCCTTGGGGCAGTGGATGGAAAACATGtacagatcaagtgcccgaataAGTCGGGAAGCTTGTACTTCAACTATAAG CATGTTGCGTAA